In Bos taurus isolate L1 Dominette 01449 registration number 42190680 breed Hereford chromosome 10, ARS-UCD2.0, whole genome shotgun sequence, the genomic window GATGATTTCCCGTTACACGGGCCATTTTCATGCCTCTTCCCTTTAACAGCGTTCCGGATATAGCAGCACATGTTAAGTCCAAACGAAACTACCTTTGCCCCTAGTGCCCTGTGACAGCCCCTCGCCACCCTGAAAACCCATGAGTCTACAGTGGTTAATCATACCCACCCCAGACAGGTGTTAAGAGGCTAGGGCTTCAGGTCCATCTCCTGCAGGGAAAAACAAGCCTAGAGGGAattcctggctgtccagtgattaggactccacattcccaatgcatgggtgtgggtttgacccctagtcTAGGAACTAAGATTGCATGTGCCaggtggcacagccaaaaacaaaaaaaaggctgGAAGCGCccaaataaaagaacaaatcCAGGTTTGCTGGAGTGCCATGTGCTACATCCCCCTCTTATCATTTCAGCACCCCAAACATTAGGACCACAGACTAAGCAGGGAAGACTGGAAGGCCCCATGCCTCAGGTCTCCAAAGAATCTTCGAGGCTACAGGGTGGATAAGGCTGGCCCCTTGTCAACAACCAACAACTGGGCAGGTTAATACAAATACAGGCTGCTTTGCAATCAACCCCCACACCATCCCCTCTAAGCTCAGCAGACTTTCCAACCTCAACAAAAGGAACCAGCCACTGGTTTAGCTGTTAAAGACTAGAAGAAATCACCCAGTGCCCTTCCCCACTCCTCCCCTTCCTAGCACCTACCTCATCTATAAAGGACAAGCCTACAAGGCACAGTAAAACCAAAGCAAGCAAAACCAGCTTCACCATCaatgtttcttgaaaaaaaatgggtttattgatttttaaactgCAAATAGTCgttacaaaaagttttttttttttaaataaattcacacaaagaaagagaaatagaaagcgACGGTAGTGACCAGCAAGAGGAATAATAATTACATTCATCTTAATGTGTGGTGTGCCAGTTCTGTTTGTATTAACATTGGAAAACTCCAAAACCTGGAATCCAGAACCTCAAATCTGCAATCGGAATGTCTTGAGATGGGCACGTGGAAGTcaaagggtttcttttttttttttttcccttttagaagCTATACATAAGAAGTTGTTTTCCTTCTGTACTGTCACAGAACTTTTACATACATTCTCAGTCCTAGTTGTGAAAggccaaaagagaaagaaactcaaTTTGCAGTCCAACACAAAGGGgggaaatttctaaaataaataatccaacagttttttgcatttttttaaattaatttttcatttttttaaaataaaataaccaaaaaaagtGTAAAGTTACAAAAAATGTCGTTGAAGAATAATATATTAAAactgtggaaaaaaaggaaaaagacacgTCACAAAATTTTAAGATTAATATGAAGATCATAATTTAACATAAAAGAATATATTCTATGGATTTGTCATCCCGATAAATATgaacaaaattaacaaaaaaaaaagcatagtttGGCAATAAATACGTtttgataagttaaataagcttttTTATATTGATGTGCAGTGACAAGCAAAATTTTTGCTCTCCAATTTCTGAAAGTTATATGAAGTTTAAAACCCAGGGAAAAAAGCATGGCGTGAGTGCTCTAAGGATAGACCTACGGTATTCTAGAGCAAAAACCATTAAAGCTACTTCTACAGGAAATCGTTTTACACAGATATTGTATGTGGAATGAATACCATTAACTGCTCACCccttacatgttttttttttttaagcttttctctctttttgttgttattttttaagatgTCACATATGAACTGGGGAACTTTAGCACCAAAATCAAGTCTCTCATAGTCCATCTAgcttccccttcctccccacttaaaaaagaaaaaaattaaatcacaaaGTCCCACTTATGTCACAATCTTCATCCGCTTTTGCAGTCTTCCTTCCTGCAGACCTACACGAACCCAGGCAAGATTAGTCAACAGAGGTTCAGGTCGGGAAGAAAAAAGGTTTTGAATGTCAAGACAGGTTTCCCCAAAAACCCAAGTCTGGCAACAACTCTCCCAAGGGGGGTGTGGGGGCTaccagggagagggagagaggaagtgtGTGGGAGATTGAAATTAAGGAAAGGTGCAATTGTGTTGCCAGTGGAGGGAGCTGCTGTTTCTACAtgccccccccacctccccctccccggGGCAGAGGCTCTGGGGAGGCTCACGGGTGCCCTCTGGCGCTGAAGAGGTAATGTAGTCACAGTGACAAAGTTAGATTACAAGGCACTAAGTTGCTTCTGTAAACTGTTACtgctttttcttttgtgatttggcACTTAAGGCTTAAGCCAgggggggtaaaaaaaaaaaaggcatctacTGACAAATATGGGACTTGTCTGTTATGCATGGTTAAGTGGGCTATAAAAATCGAGGGGGTTCAAGCCAGAGGAAGCTACTGACAAACTGACTTGTCCTtatgttggggggtggggtgtaaagaggggagagggagggggcgtTCCAAGGTTCTGGGGGAAAGGGGTTGAGCTTAACCTTGTTAATGTAGGGGTTTGTCAGGAAtcagatggggagggaggtaaggGTAGGGGATGTGGGGAAGGGAtgacggggtgggggaggggagtaggCAGGGGGGTCCCTCCCTACCCTGGTTTAGTCATCTGAGATGGAAAGTCTGCTGAAAATGGGCAGGCGTCTTGAGTTGTCCAAAGTAGGggagtctgagccactgtggCTGCTGCTGGAGCTGCTCAGGTAGCCCTCCTGGTCCGAGAGAGAATCCTGAGGGCTGGGGGGAGAGTCAAACATGTGAGGGGACTCAGACATGGGCCGGAAGAGGAAGGTGGTCGGGGAGCCACCCCCGGGCAGCCCCATGCTAGGGGCAAAGAGGCTCGCCAGCTCCTGGCTGGAGAAGGCGAAGGGGTTATTGGTGCCATCGGGGAGGGTGGGTGAGCCCAGGAGGTCATCGGCGCTcaggatggggggtggggtgatggATGTGGGGCTGTCCAGCAGCCCCGTGgcagcggcggtggcggcggcacTGGGAAACCCAGCAAAGCTAAAGCTATGCTGGAGGCGGGGACGGTCAGCAGAGAGGTCCCGGGCCCCGGCCAGGGCACGGCGCTCCTCGGCGTTGTGGATGAAGTGGCAGCGGGGCCCGTAGGGGCAGAAGCCGATGGTGTGGAAGGTGCGGCACAGCTCCGTCTTGTACTTGGGGTGGCGGGTCAGGCTTCGGAGCTCGTGGATGCCGTGGGCGAACTGGCACTTGTCGCCGTACTTACAGGCTCCGTTCTCCTCGAAGGGGCGGCACAGCTCCGTCTTGTAGCGGCTGGAGTTGACCTGGCCGCTTCCCGGCTGCTTCTGGGGGGGCAGCAGCCGCTCGCCCCCTTCTGAGAAAGAGCGGTCTCGGAAGCGGCTGTCCCGAGAGCTCAGAGCTGGGGCTGGCTCACCCTTGAGGCTACTGAGGAGCTGGTTCTGGTGGAATTTGGAGCTGGGCAGAGTGACCGAGTGCCTCCGGGGGAAGCCCCCACCGGCAGGGGTGCCCACTGCCTTCCTGTCCAGCAGGCAACCCCCGGCACTGGGAGTACTGTAGTTGAGCATCTTGTTACCCTGGAGGGGAAAGAGAGGAGACTGCGGTTAGCAGCAAAGGCCATCCACCAGGCCCAAGAAGGGTACCCTCTACGGGCAGCCCCCTCCACAATCAGAAATGCTCCCTCTCTCTCAAAGGAACTCATCATCCCCACCTCTGCCCTGGCaagccccctcctcctctttctcccatTCCACCAGCCAAGAGGGTTTACTTTGGTCCCAGGCAGAAAAAACCACAAAAATCCTGGCCTGTGTGAGAAATTGTTTTACACACGCACCTACTCCATGCCGATCCCTGGATCCCTGGAATGCACTGTCATATCCTGTCCCTAAAGCTACCACTTTCATCCAGAAAATCCAACTTCACCTTCCTCAGTTCAAAATCTCACACACAACTCACAAACTCTCATTTCCCACCCTCCTAACAAAAAAAGGTAAACCGCAGGAGACTATGGGCTAGGCCTCCTTTCAATCAGTCCCTGCTTAACTGACTATCCCcgccccaaacacacacatacacacaaacacacagcctGGCCGGACTCTCAACTTCCTCCTTCAGAAGCGATCTATTGCTTTGGCGACAGGTTTCCAGACTGCCTTCACTTTACCTAGCTGctgagaggggagagggaggggctaGAGGAGAAATCcctaatgggggtggggggctacgGGGAGAGGGATGTGATCCCTGAATACAAAACTCCCATGGTCCCAGAAGGGGAGCCTTCTACAATGATCTCTCCCACCATTCACTGCGCACCCCACCCCCTCCGCTGAGAGGATGCCTTTGCAGTTAGTCTCCTGGCTGCAAGAGCAGGCTTGGATAAGAGCGCCAGTGTTTAATCTTTAACGCAAAGCTGCAGGTGGGAAAGAAAAGTAAAGCACCAAATCCCCCCAGCCTCATCCCAGTCAATAATGGacgtggggggcggggggggggggggggggggcggtgcgcAGAGGCACCACAGGCAGGTCTCTGTTCCAATGGGACTCAATTCACCTGCCCAACCTGTACCCAAGATTTGGAAAGGGTGTGAGCAGGGGACCTGGGAGTTGGCTTCCCGGCCCATGTGGGTGTCATTGTGCAAATTCTAAAGGTGGCCCCTTAGGATCAGCTGCGGGGGATCGGGAATCTCTAACAGCAACCACCCCCTGGAGCGGATTACAGGAACCGAGTGGAGAGCCAGTTCCCAACAATGAGGTTCATTTAAAAAGTCCTGAGGGGGGAGGgagcaagagaaagagaaatagatcAAAGAGCCGGAGAGCCGcgaaaagaaggaagaagtgcCGGCTAGCTCAGGCAGCCGCCAGGGCAACTGAAGTTTGGAAAAGCACAGGGAGGGaaggaaactgaaattcaaaCTTTTTGATGTTGCTCTTCAGCTCCAGGGTGTCCCTGCACCCCAACCCGGCAGCCCTGGGGCCCTGGCAGCTGCACCGACTGGAGAAGCAAGCTAGGAAAAGACAGCAACATGACTCGACGTGTTTAAAAGAAGGCAAAACACTTTAGCAATTAAAAGTAGCCAAGcagctttttctctttcaaactgGGGAGAGGGGGcgaaaaaaaatttaacatccatGGGCTTCTGGTATATACCCTTAAGCTGCACTCCTGGAATAAATATTTCTGATTTAAAACTCGCCTTTTTCCACACCGGCTGGCAAGCTACACAACTTAAGGAGGCCCTCATTAAATCCTTCCTCGCCAAGACCCTAGAGCTCAGACGGGTATTTTATCGTTGTGTCTCCCCcaccgcccacccccccccctttCCGTCCATATCCACGAGTCTCATTCTCTAGGAAAGGAGGAAAGCGGGTGAACCCGAGTGCCACTTTTACCCCCAAAGTTTGCAGCACGATCGGCTATCACAAGAGGAAGCCTGTCGAGCTGGGGCGAACTGAAGTCCCAGTGCAAACTCGTTTGACAACATCCTTTGAATCACAACTCTTGGCCTTTTTCTCGCAGATCCCCAGCCTCTCCAGAACAGAGGGGGAAATCACTCAGCAAAACGTCATCCCGAGATTCTCCTTCCCGAGGGACCTGCACCTCCCGACCTGCAGTCCGGCAAAGTAGCTGGAGAGACTCGAACTCCCTCCTAGGAGCGGCGACACCCGAAACGGAACGGACTAGCGAAGCCGGGCTCAAGAGCGGCACGTCACGGACGAAAAGAATCACCGAAAAATTGCCCCAATCCCAAACATTGCCCAGGGCAGCCCCTACGCACACTGCGCACCCTAAAACTCTGGTCTCTGGATTCCCAGGTAATGCCCGCCAGGAACAGTTGAAACGCaaagggtggggaggagaaaaCCAAATTCCTTCAAACTGGGGAGAAAAATGAGGCGGAAAAAACAACCGTCTcgcctctctttctcttcccccacccctgcctgtcCAGACCTAAACTTCTGGAGATTCTTtttgaggataaaagaaaaaagactttgaAAAGCAAGCGCTGCGCCCCACTTTACCTTGCATAAAACTTCGCTCAAGTCGAAGATGGTGGCAGACACGAGGGTGGTGGTCATCTTGGGCGCTCGCGCGGGGCAGGGACGGGGGTCTGGTGTGTCGCGAAGGTCCCGGTGCGGGGAAGGCGCAGCCTCCGGCTCTCCGGTCAGGAGTCCCACACGCCTGCTCCCGGCGCCCCTCGCCTTTCTGACTCTCCCGGGCTGCGGCGCGCGAAGCCCAATTTATATAAGTTTCAGATTTGGTGGGCcggagggggaggaggagctttaaacttatttaaatgaggaagaggaggaaaaaaaagttgaTTGACACTGGAGTTGAATCAGCCATGCGGTCAAactcgggggaaaaaaaaaaaaaagaaagaaactttcaaaaggaagaagggggaggggagacgAGGAAAGAAAgcgaagagggaaaaaaaaaaaccccactgcGAGCCGcgcacaactttttttttttcttaaagaggaaAAGTTTCGAGTCCGCTCGCCTGTCTACCCCCGGCTGCCGGCGCCCCTTTCTGGGGCCGCGCGCGGCgcggggggtggggaaggggcgcCCCCCTTTTGTCAGCCTGCGAGCGCTGCTCTGTGACATCACTCATTCCACACTCTTCGGGGTTCTTGTTGTtgtgttgttatttttcttttttcttttttttggtcggGCAGGAAGGCGGGCTCGACTTTCTCTTTTTGCAAGCGGGAGCAGAAAGAAGCCCGTCCTAAGCGCCCGGTTTCCATCTTGTGCCGATCTCCCATGAAACTTCTCCAAGTTCCCGCACAACTTCACTCTTCCCGGGATCTCTTCAGCCCTCGGTTCCCCTCCGCAAACCCCACGGGGAGAGGAAACTGGAAATAAGGGGAGCACAGAGCGTTCAAGTCTAGGGTTTTGTTTCTTCAGGGGCGGGGGTGAGGGAGAAGGATTAAGGAggttccccccccaccccgccaaacacacacacaccctggagGACCGGGCCTGGCGAGGACGAGCACCAAGCGATTTCGCGCGCCGCTCGCGTCTACACTGGCGCTCGCTGTGCAGCGGGCACTCTCCAAGTCTGGGCCGGGGCGCGGGGTCGGGGGGTGCTCCGCGAAAAAGACCCCCGCCTGGGCGGATTGTTTGTTTTCACAGGCCTGGGAGTGGTATTTATTGCACGCAgcaatctttaaatatttttctaaaacaaaccTGAATCCTCACGAACGCCCTTCTGCCCACCCCCAAAAAGAAATCACCCAGCAACGCACAACTTGCCCCGCGCTCTGAACCACGGGCTGCGCCCGAAACTCCCTGAGCAACACGTATACACACCACAGACGCTagaaccatgaaaaaaaaaagttactttggTAAGAATGAAGATACTAAAATGGGGGGAGGCGACACTTACTGTTGCTTCTCCCCCGCCCTCACGGGAATGGAACATATGGCTTGTCACACTGCGCTGTTTTGgcgggatggggggaggggggcatggGATCCTCGAAACCGAAAGGCCTCGAGTTGGCAATTACTCTTCTGAAAGCTggaaagtatatatttatttactgtttGTTCGGACACCCCTCTACCCACCCAAATAAAAAGTTGTGAATGTGTCCCCCACAGACCGAGGTGGAAACCGCGGGGCTGCGTTTCTTTCCTGTTTCCCCGCGTGCCCGGCCGCCTCCTCAGCCCTCGCACGTTTCTTCCCAGCACTCGAGGCCGCCGGGTCTGTTATGAAACCCCGTGCGCCGAGTGGCTAAGAGCGGGTTCCATTGCGATGTAATTAGGTCACCCCATTACGAGCACGTTTCTTTGAAAAGGTCCGGGCGGGCGGAGCAGAGCGCTGGAGTCGCACTCTCGCCGCCgccaccaacacacacatatttttactGCATTTCTTGTCAGCCTCCGAGCAAACCCAGAAACCTTCCAAATCACAACTGTTTTAGGAACCTGTTGGGGTTGTTTTTCATCTTCGCGAAACACACCACCTTTGCTGCAGCCATGAACCAATGTATGTGCAATGTATGGGTCCCCATTCCGGTCTGCTTTTATTTGTCCCCTGTGACTTAAATTAATGGCCCCCATTTTTAACCTGGCCGCTGcccctttgcttttcttcttttggtgTCTTCTTTTGCCTGTTGCTTCCCTCCCCCTGCTCCCATTTTTCAGCTTTTCTTGAAATCTGGCAAGCGCCAGAAGGGGAAATAACTTCCATCCACCTTAATTTAAATCATTCAAATGTAGGTTTCTTTCTTAAAGGGCTGTTTGCTCCCTCTCGTCCCCGCTtcaaggagggggtgggggggagcggTTTCGTGCAGTTTCTTAGTGATGAGGTAATGAGTTCCAGATTTCAGGACAGAATAGGGTGCGCGTTAAAACCACAAGGTTAGTCTGCGTCCTGATGTGAAGCTATTTCAGTTTTTTATACCCCCACTCTCCCTGCAAGAAAAAAAAGGCCCATTGGTCTTTAAATCTGGAGGGTTCGCGAAGCTCTGCTGGGGGGGACAGGGGAGGGGCGGAGAAGCGGGGATGGAAAGCCTGGGGGAAGGGGCCCGGAGCGGGCGGGGCCCAGGGCCAGTCCCGACCCGCACCCAGGGTCCCCCTCTCCAGGTGGCGCCTCttacacccccccccccccgcctccaaCCCCCGCGACTGCGGGACCCGCCAGAAGCACCATGACGGGGCCTTGGCACCGCGGGCTAGCTAAAAAGTCTTCCACTGCGCCCCCCCAACCCTGCCAAAAGAAGGCCGATTCCTCGAATTTCCTTCGGTTCCCAACTCCTGGAGGGCGCTCCCCTCCCCCGCTCCCAGGGGCGCGGGCTCCGCGGGCGGCGTCCAGCCCGGCCCGCTCGCTCCGGAGTTGTTTACCGGCCCCACCGACCGACCGGGTTTgttccaactcccagagcctgtctCTATAattaaactcttttttttaattgtcggGTTGCAACGTCATTTCGGGGACTTTCCAAGGGTGAGGAAGCCGGCCTCCTTAACCCTTCGCTGACCTGGCATCCGCGCCGCGGCGGACCGGGGAGCAACGTCCCGCCGGGTGGAGGAGGGACAGAGCCGGCCTGCGCGCCCCCTCGACCCCGCGCCCCGTACGTGCTCAGCAGGTGCCGGGTGTCGGGGGAACGGCAGCGACCCGGGCCGGAAGCCGGACGGGAGGCGTGCGCGGACCTCCGCCGCCGCCTGCGCTCAGCCCTCGGGTTCCTCGCCCGCGCCCGGCCCAGAGCCGCCGCCCAGTCACCTGCACTACCTTTTCCGACCGGGAGGCGACGGGCCAGATTTGCCGTCCCGGGCCCAACATCCGGGCCCTCCCCGCTCACACGGAGCCGGTCGCCTAAGCGAGGAGGGGCTAGCCAGGTATTTTCGGCTTGGGGGTTTTAGGTTTTAcgaaaagaggaaagtgaaagtcctcAGAATTAGGGAAGCGCGACGGACAAACTCCTTCGGCCAGTTTGGGCGCACCTCGCGGCAGGTGAGAGTGTGGGGCGACGGGCTGCTGCGATGTTGTGCTTCTTCCTCAGCTTCAAgtcatttgcaaaaaaaaaaaaaaaagcccaaattcTCAGATCAGACCCCGCGCTTCCCTCGTAACCTCTGCTAGCTGAGACCCTAGGATAACAGCTAGGTTCCTGGattagagagagagggaggaagggacaaGTGCTGTTGCAAAGTTATCTGATTCAGATTCGCGTGTGGAATGCAGGTTCCCCTGCCTTGGTTCCAGGCCCACTGAATCAATTACTCTGGGATGGGACCAGGAATCTGCATTCTTTGTAAATTTCATGTTAGTGACTCAAACACCAAGGTGTAAGAATCAGTGGTCCAGGGCTTTGAAGTTGGGGCAGTTTGGAATCCAAATTTTGGCTCTGCCACTTCTTAACCTTTTTTCAAGACACTGACCAAAGTCTCTAAAGTAGGGATAACAATTCCGCCTTAAATTGGCAGGTAAAGTGTCTAGTCTCATGCCTAGCTGAACCCTTGTGTATGTCCAGCCACTGTGTGTCAATTAAACCATTCTTGGTGTCTTTCTAAAGCATAAAACAAATTCAGGAAGTATTCACTTTgcaaaggattcttcaatatagaTTCTTCCATAAAATGATCAGCTGACAGCTTTGATCTGGATCACTCTCTGACCTCCCCCCCAACCTCCtgcccaggcccaggcctggaCAAAGCAGGCTTGGACGCCTGGAAAGGGGCAGAGAGCACTGGCCCCAGAGCCTGGGAAAGAGCAAGGTGAGTCAGGATGAGGTGATCAGGATCTGCTGCCCAACTGAAAAATACCAGGTTGTTGTCACAGGTATTTCTCAAAACTAGATCACTCGGCCCTGTTGATATCCAATAAAAGCCAGACTCTTCTTTCTCTCAATATCCTCAAGCAACCTCAGTGCTTAGTGGCCACAGCTCAGCTGCCAGTATGCTATGAACCAGGCAGAGGCTTCAAGAGAGGGCACTTGAGGGTCTGCTGTAAATGCACCTCTGCACAGTGTTGGGAACCTTTGGGGTACAGCTCAGGGAGCCCACCACCTCCTGGTGGGACTGGGAATCCAACCCCAGGGCTACCACAGCCTTGGGGAGTCTCATTGCCTGGCAGCGGGATATCTAAACCTACTTCTTGAGTCAATTGTTTTAACACTTTTCCTGCAGAAATGTCCCACCATTCCATTAAGTTCCCAGGCTAACCCACAGCTATATAACCCCTCCTTCCTTGCCTGGGTCACCTGCCTAGAGACACAGGGTTAGCCCATGAGTTTTGAGCCACCTAGACTTTGATAGGAAGCCCAACTCTGCCAGCTGGTTACCAGTTGGACAACCTCGAGCAGGTCCCTTCGCCTCTGGGGTGGTCAGGAAGGTGTAGCCCTTTCCCGACAGTGCTAACCCCTGAGAGCCATTTCCCCTTCAGCCACTCCAAGCTGCTAACAGTTGCTGATGGTTGCTGCATACCCCTCCCTGGGGCTTCCTTTTGCTGGGATTTCAGGCAGCTCCCCAGCAGGCAAAATACCTCTTTCTTAGTGGCGCCGTTGTAGCCTGCAGCATTTTATGGAAATTACCTGTTTATTCCCCTCTAGGCTGAACTCCTAAGGGCCAGGACTTCTCTATTACTGGCAATTCGTGAATAGATCCTGCGTAGGTGGTCAGTAAATGTTTTCAGTTTGCACCCGACCCTTGCTGTTGAGCCCATTCAGACTCTTGGGTCACCATGAAATCTAGCAGCAGGAGTAgaagaaggaaggggaagaggtTCCAGGGGtggcaggaagggagggagggcctGGGCTTTGCAGGAAGAGGGGATGACAACCTTAACACTGGAATGTTCAGAAAGCCAGCACTGGTAACTCAGGGAGGCTGGGCTTCCGCAGTTTACCCAGGGCATATTCTGTGCAGCTGTTAAGAGGCAACAGGGTTCAATGGAATGAGCACTGATCCAGGAGTAAGGCATTCTGGAGCTACTCTGCCTCCGTTTCAGGGGGTCGTTTGTCTAGTCTGGGCTAAGTCTTCTGAGATAGAGATGGAGAGTGGGGACTAGGCTGTGGTACCCAAACATCACTCTGAGCACAATCATCTgggaagcttttaaaataatgctgggcgtcaggccccaccccacctccaaagATTCTGCTTCAGTTGGTCTGGGGTGAAGGCCAGTATTTGTATTTTCTAAGCTCCCTAGACGATTCTATTGTGAAGCCAGAAATACTGAATTTGGTTGTTTTAGAAtggtggttctcaaccagggttGATACACCTGCAGTGAATATTTGGCAATGTCTAGAGAAGTTTTTTGGCTGTCACAACTGGAGGAGGGAAGGTCAGTGCTACCGGAATCTGGTAGGTTGAGACCAAGGATGCTACTGAATGTCCTGCAATGCACAGGCCAACCCCTGGCCAcgtgccccgcccccgcccccccccccacaacaaaaaattatctgacccaaaatgtcaatagtaccAACATTGAGAAATCCTGTTTGAGAGGTCCTTTCCAACTCTAAGATTCCTGTGTGCTCCCCAAATCCTCTCCTTTGGGCACCcatagtaattttttttcaaaacctAGATCTGAtcttgtgttttgtgtgtgttagttgctcagtcctgtccgactctgtgagaccccatggactgtggccagtcaggctcctttgtccatggaatttcccagacaagaatactagagtgggtagccattcccttcttcaggatcTTGTATTATACAATTGCCTCAAACCCTTCACTACCCATCCCTTGTAGAGTAAAAACCAAACCCATAATCTAGCATAATCAGACTCTTTTACTGCTCAGTTCTTGGCTTTCATgctgctgcccctccccaccaccatctctcccACCCCTCCAAGGCGCTCCCTGTGCCCTAGTCTGTCTCAGATGAAAATGAGCCAtccttcctcctgccccagggccttgaCACATTCAATTTCTTCTATCTGAATTGACCTTCCTTTGACCCAAGTAAATTCTCAATCATTCTTTAGAACCCAGCTCAAGCATCACTTCCTCAACCATTCTTGGCACCCTCTCCCCTCATCAAGGCAATGTGtctgtcttctctcttctttcttcaaggAATATTCGTTTCCTCCAAAGTTGTTTCAATTTGTATTTGTACATTCCTGTAACTTtactatttaatttaaaatatagcaaaatTGACCTTTATTCAGTATA contains:
- the ZFP36L1 gene encoding mRNA decay activator protein ZFP36L1, which translates into the protein MTTTLVSATIFDLSEVLCKGNKMLNYSTPSAGGCLLDRKAVGTPAGGGFPRRHSVTLPSSKFHQNQLLSSLKGEPAPALSSRDSRFRDRSFSEGGERLLPPQKQPGSGQVNSSRYKTELCRPFEENGACKYGDKCQFAHGIHELRSLTRHPKYKTELCRTFHTIGFCPYGPRCHFIHNAEERRALAGARDLSADRPRLQHSFSFAGFPSAAATAAATGLLDSPTSITPPPILSADDLLGSPTLPDGTNNPFAFSSQELASLFAPSMGLPGGGSPTTFLFRPMSESPHMFDSPPSPQDSLSDQEGYLSSSSSSHSGSDSPTLDNSRRLPIFSRLSISDD